Proteins co-encoded in one Opitutus terrae PB90-1 genomic window:
- a CDS encoding tyrosine-type recombinase/integrase, whose product MATCCFRSALAFRLQSFWETRAASGRGPVLLKVLRYLDRFLIGELQPGDTITREVTERYFKSTEHLAPGTRINRMSILRQFCLYQSHFDPRTCIVHRMFLPRRNRPMPHIYTVAEVRRIMAAAPPAERSPDPLRPVVFATLVGFLYATGLRVGEAVKLNLADVDLSRRLLLIRQTKFGKTRYVPLAPCTTKQLAAYVAQRRAARFSQEPTAPFFPSSLGGRYHVPSFTTVFLQVLRRLGLRGPPGQRGPRIHDLRHSFAVSRLMAWHKSGDNLFAKLPLLSTYLGHSTVTGTEIYLHATAELMESVGQRFHEHFAVPSARLLCQPPTFHL is encoded by the coding sequence ATGGCCACGTGTTGTTTTCGCAGCGCGCTCGCGTTCCGGCTTCAGTCCTTCTGGGAGACGCGGGCCGCATCGGGCCGCGGTCCTGTTCTCCTCAAGGTGCTGCGTTACCTCGACCGGTTTCTTATCGGTGAGCTGCAGCCCGGCGATACAATCACGCGTGAGGTCACCGAGCGTTATTTCAAGAGCACCGAGCACTTGGCTCCGGGAACCCGGATCAACCGGATGTCGATCCTCCGTCAGTTCTGCCTCTATCAAAGCCATTTCGATCCTCGCACGTGCATCGTGCACCGGATGTTTTTGCCGCGGCGCAATCGGCCGATGCCGCACATCTACACGGTGGCCGAGGTCCGCCGGATCATGGCGGCGGCACCGCCGGCCGAACGTTCTCCGGACCCGCTGCGTCCCGTGGTGTTCGCAACCCTCGTCGGGTTCCTCTACGCCACCGGCCTGCGCGTTGGCGAGGCGGTGAAGCTCAATCTCGCTGACGTCGATCTGTCACGCCGTCTTCTGCTCATTCGCCAAACCAAGTTCGGCAAGACTCGCTACGTGCCGCTGGCACCGTGCACCACCAAGCAGCTCGCGGCCTACGTGGCCCAGCGCCGCGCGGCCAGATTCTCGCAGGAGCCGACCGCGCCATTTTTCCCGTCATCCCTCGGTGGACGCTATCACGTGCCGAGCTTCACGACGGTGTTTCTTCAAGTGTTGCGTCGGTTGGGGCTGCGCGGCCCGCCCGGCCAGCGCGGGCCGCGCATCCACGACTTGCGGCATTCCTTTGCGGTGTCGCGGCTGATGGCGTGGCACAAGAGCGGCGATAATCTCTTCGCGAAGCTGCCCCTCCTGTCCACTTACCTCGGGCACAGCACGGTGACCGGGACCGAGATCTATCTGCACGCCACCGCCGAGCTGATGGAGTCGGTGGGCCAGCGTTTTCATGAGCACTTCGCGGTGCCATCGGCCCGTCTCTTATGTCAGCCCCCGACCTTCCATCTCTGA
- a CDS encoding site-specific integrase has product MSAPDLPSLIRGFFDQHLVSQRGLSGHTVLSYRDTFKLLLKFASDDSGKRVTELTLADLTAELVHGFLRHLEADRRNGIVTRNLRLAAIHSFFRYLAIVDPRHLTHAHTIIAVPFKRRPHRVAQFLEKDEVQEIFRQIDSRTLFGQRDDALLRMLYNTGMRAQELVDLDVRHVRFTRPSNVLIFGKGRKERTCPLWPETVAALKSYLQPRSIKFTDAVPLFLNIDGNRLTRFGVRYIVSHRISEAAQRCPTLLARRITPHTWRHTTAMHLLQSNVDLAMIRSWLGHASIETTNTYVEIDLEMKRKALASAEKILPKPKHPSSWRANTDVLAWLSSL; this is encoded by the coding sequence ATGTCAGCCCCCGACCTTCCATCTCTGATCCGCGGGTTTTTCGATCAGCATCTCGTGTCCCAGCGCGGACTGAGTGGCCACACGGTTCTGTCGTATCGCGACACCTTCAAGCTCCTCCTCAAGTTCGCTTCCGACGACTCGGGCAAGCGCGTGACCGAGCTCACCCTGGCCGATCTCACCGCGGAGTTGGTGCACGGCTTTCTTCGCCATCTCGAAGCGGACCGGCGCAACGGGATCGTCACCCGCAATCTTCGGCTGGCCGCGATCCATTCTTTCTTCCGCTACCTCGCGATCGTTGATCCCCGGCACCTGACCCACGCCCACACGATCATCGCGGTGCCGTTCAAACGGCGACCGCATCGCGTCGCGCAGTTTCTGGAGAAGGATGAGGTGCAGGAGATATTTCGTCAGATCGATTCCCGGACGCTGTTCGGTCAGCGCGACGACGCACTCTTACGGATGCTCTACAACACCGGCATGCGCGCGCAGGAGTTGGTTGACCTCGACGTGCGGCACGTGCGTTTCACTCGACCGTCGAACGTGCTCATCTTCGGCAAGGGCCGCAAGGAGCGCACCTGCCCGTTGTGGCCCGAGACGGTCGCCGCGCTGAAGAGTTATCTCCAGCCTCGTTCGATCAAGTTCACCGACGCCGTGCCGCTGTTTCTCAACATCGACGGCAACCGGCTGACGCGCTTCGGCGTTCGCTACATTGTCAGTCACCGCATCAGTGAGGCGGCCCAGCGCTGCCCGACCTTGCTCGCGCGGCGGATCACTCCGCACACGTGGCGCCACACGACGGCGATGCATTTGCTGCAATCGAACGTCGACCTCGCGATGATCCGTTCCTGGCTCGGGCATGCATCGATCGAGACCACCAACACCTACGTCGAGATCGATCTTGAGATGAAGCGCAAGGCTCTCGCCTCCGCCGAGAAGATTCTCCCGAAGCCGAAGCACCCGTCGTCATGGCGCGCCAACACCGACGTGCTCGCCTGGCTGTCCAGCCTCTAA
- a CDS encoding heavy metal-responsive transcriptional regulator, producing the protein MTIGELAKAAGVNVQTVRYYERMELLPATHRWPGSGYRDFDDDALSRLRFIRSAKDLGFTLREIKELMEMQFSPGESCAEVKRLLEDKQQELDRRMLEMRRLHRALGKLITACRRRSTKTTCPALWAIAFKARG; encoded by the coding sequence ATGACGATCGGAGAACTCGCCAAGGCCGCCGGGGTAAATGTCCAGACCGTCCGCTACTACGAGCGAATGGAACTGCTGCCGGCGACCCATCGCTGGCCGGGATCGGGCTACCGGGACTTTGACGATGACGCCCTGAGCCGGTTGCGGTTTATCCGTTCGGCAAAAGACCTCGGGTTCACCCTGCGCGAGATCAAGGAGCTCATGGAAATGCAGTTTTCGCCGGGTGAGTCGTGTGCCGAAGTGAAGCGTCTCTTGGAGGATAAGCAGCAAGAGCTTGATCGGCGCATGCTGGAGATGCGCCGGTTGCACCGCGCCTTGGGAAAACTCATCACGGCGTGCCGGCGGCGATCCACGAAAACGACGTGTCCGGCCCTCTGGGCCATCGCGTTCAAGGCGCGCGGTTAG
- a CDS encoding heavy-metal-associated domain-containing protein, giving the protein MQPVKQSWILTGGFLSAVAASLCCIGPLVAAVAGAGSFVAAGWFERWRPAFLGVTAALLALAWVLTLRARRIACADGTCATPRASRWTLGVLIFSTVIVGAVAMFPQLAQTTFGRSSVATSAPADGRVLRVRIPSMDCAACAVGIAGTLQRVPGIRTAVVRYATKEAEVVYDPAVISATTVIAKIDATGFKAEPAN; this is encoded by the coding sequence ATGCAGCCGGTGAAGCAATCGTGGATTCTGACAGGCGGATTTTTGTCCGCCGTGGCGGCCTCGCTTTGCTGCATCGGACCGCTGGTGGCGGCCGTCGCGGGCGCGGGTAGTTTTGTCGCCGCAGGCTGGTTTGAGCGTTGGCGGCCGGCTTTTCTCGGCGTCACCGCTGCGCTCCTCGCTCTCGCGTGGGTGTTGACCTTGCGTGCCCGACGTATCGCCTGCGCGGACGGCACCTGCGCAACGCCGCGAGCAAGTCGTTGGACCCTGGGCGTTCTGATCTTCAGCACAGTAATCGTCGGCGCGGTCGCGATGTTTCCGCAGCTTGCGCAAACCACCTTCGGCCGCTCTTCGGTCGCAACCTCCGCACCGGCGGATGGCCGCGTGCTGCGCGTGCGTATCCCCTCCATGGACTGCGCTGCGTGCGCGGTCGGCATTGCCGGCACCCTGCAGCGGGTTCCCGGTATCCGCACGGCGGTCGTCCGCTATGCAACGAAAGAGGCCGAGGTCGTTTACGATCCCGCCGTGATTTCTGCGACGACGGTGATCGCCAAGATCGACGCCACGGGCTTCAAGGCCGAGCCGGCCAACTGA
- a CDS encoding putative iron-sulfur cluster-binding metallochaperone — protein MSDCCLTKGDECSSEKESAAKPSCPRCGHAGRPVSTLTLKHQVKSQFLPAVNAGGFHFCPTPDCPVVYFSAGGSVLTTGDVRRPVTQKDPAQAPVCYCFGFTPAMIRDELAATGKSTVIERIAAEMKADFCACEIRNPQGSCCLGNVKAAVKAATAERAGLA, from the coding sequence GTGTCCGATTGTTGCTTAACGAAAGGTGACGAGTGCTCGTCCGAGAAGGAGTCGGCTGCCAAGCCGTCCTGCCCGCGCTGCGGGCACGCCGGTCGCCCGGTCTCGACGCTCACGCTCAAGCACCAAGTTAAGTCCCAGTTTTTGCCGGCCGTAAATGCCGGGGGATTTCACTTCTGCCCCACACCCGACTGCCCGGTCGTCTATTTCAGCGCCGGTGGTTCAGTTCTCACAACGGGCGACGTTCGCCGTCCGGTCACTCAAAAAGATCCCGCGCAGGCACCGGTGTGTTATTGCTTCGGCTTCACGCCCGCGATGATCCGTGACGAACTTGCCGCCACAGGAAAATCCACCGTGATCGAACGCATCGCGGCGGAGATGAAGGCTGATTTTTGCGCTTGTGAGATTCGCAATCCCCAAGGCTCCTGCTGCCTCGGCAACGTGAAAGCTGCCGTCAAGGCCGCCACCGCAGAGCGCGCCGGTCTTGCCTGA
- a CDS encoding JAB domain-containing protein produces MRVYEAKLTYEATLFEVGAKSLSSAEAVYDYMKDTLEAHPMHEVFYVVLLNQKNRPLGRVAISTGTVSATLVHPREVFRPAIVAGASAIICVHNLCAAAHRLCYVTSRAMWSALPFF; encoded by the coding sequence ATGCGCGTGTATGAAGCGAAGCTCACGTACGAAGCGACCCTGTTTGAAGTGGGGGCGAAGTCCCTCTCGTCCGCGGAAGCGGTCTACGACTACATGAAAGATACGCTCGAAGCGCACCCGATGCACGAGGTGTTCTACGTGGTGCTGCTGAACCAGAAGAACAGGCCGCTGGGGCGGGTCGCCATCAGCACCGGCACGGTTTCGGCCACGTTGGTGCATCCGCGGGAAGTGTTCCGTCCTGCGATCGTCGCCGGCGCGTCGGCGATCATCTGCGTGCACAACCTATGTGCTGCAGCACATAGGTTGTGTTATGTGACGAGCCGAGCTATGTGGAGTGCGCTACCGTTTTTCTGA